In one window of Helianthus annuus cultivar XRQ/B chromosome 17, HanXRQr2.0-SUNRISE, whole genome shotgun sequence DNA:
- the LOC110924403 gene encoding F-box protein At1g10780-like, giving the protein MKTVCNKNLNVFSFKPDDPPRNAIEKYTFLKTAEAKGCSKTLDVEHCKLDFDCAGSCSLTLTTPNIEYLEVQGCSLIRVHETNRLKNLSLANNNGRVYMVDFGKLPALESLSIRGVQWCWDAINKLLQPASEVKHLYMKVEFTGDFEALLPFPEIDFVDFFKSHPKLKTFDIHGAMFAALCQKNSLKNLSSKSNIFTY; this is encoded by the exons ATGAAGACTGTTTGCAACAAAAATCTCAATGTTTTCAGTTTTAAACCGGATGATCCTCCTAGAAATGCGATTGAGAAGTATACGTTTCTCAAAACCG CTGAAGCTAAGGGGTGTTCAAAAACCCTAGATGTTGAACATTGCAAACTTGATTTTGATTGTGCGGGTAGCTGCTCGCTCACTCTCACGACGCCGAACATTGAATACCTTGAGGTTCAAGGCTGTAGTTTGATCAGGGTTCACGAGACTAATCGCTTAAAGAATCTTTCTCTTGCAAACAATAATG GGAGAGTTTACATGGTTGACTTTGGTAAGCTTCCAGCACTTGAATCGTTATCGATTAGAGGTGTTCAATGGTGTTGGGATGCAATAAACAAATTGCTTCAACCTGCAAGTGAAGTAAAGCATCTTTATATGAAAGTTGAATTCACCGGAGATTTTGAAGCTCTTCTCCCCTTTCCCGAGATTGATTTtgttgactttttcaaaagtcaTCCCAAGCTCAAAACATTCGATATCCATGGTGCAATGTTTGCCGCTCTATGCCAGAAGAACAGTCTAAAGAATTTGAGTTCGAAAAGCAATATATTTACTTACTAA